Proteins co-encoded in one Gleimia hominis genomic window:
- a CDS encoding YhgE/Pip domain-containing protein, whose translation MSTRSFLGKKKPVGQRASKPAELGWLLALVAPVLGLLVAALVVGPLLGMNPHNLPVALVNADQKVAAPNGQSVGVGEKIAQSLLDADQDLVEFHETGLREPKNSYLADYSGYYAEVRIPKDLSTQVLRAQTDAGQQPKAVQIPAVTVTINQGRNPLAAQSLTGAFTAIKQKLAQQAGAGAPPISLDIKYVNEVPTEWGFKAMIAPVMLFLLTFIASIAAGFAAWRTISLKAWRMSSRFLRAFAQLCVGAVGALIAAFGAVWLAQWVTGISLPFTKLAVFLAVVSFAFVCLTVGGMGLFGKRGLAVPILCMVLGMSTLTLPRPFLPGFWRDWIYPWIPPRFAGEGVRAILFANEPVMNESTTALLWVCAFGIALLVGAAVISKPAAALVEKAEAANHKDTATSEVADKQSPSAID comes from the coding sequence GTGAGCACCAGGTCTTTTCTAGGCAAGAAGAAGCCAGTTGGGCAGCGGGCTAGTAAACCGGCGGAGTTGGGCTGGTTGTTGGCGTTGGTGGCGCCCGTGTTGGGGCTGTTGGTTGCGGCGTTGGTTGTGGGCCCGTTGTTGGGTATGAATCCTCATAATCTGCCGGTGGCGCTGGTGAATGCGGATCAGAAGGTGGCGGCGCCAAATGGGCAGAGCGTGGGTGTGGGTGAGAAAATCGCGCAGTCCCTGTTGGATGCCGATCAGGATCTGGTGGAGTTTCACGAAACTGGTTTGCGCGAGCCAAAGAATAGTTACCTGGCCGATTACAGCGGGTACTACGCGGAGGTTCGGATTCCGAAGGATCTTTCTACCCAGGTTTTGAGGGCGCAAACGGATGCTGGGCAGCAGCCGAAGGCGGTGCAGATCCCGGCGGTGACGGTGACGATTAATCAGGGTCGGAATCCGCTTGCTGCGCAGAGTTTGACGGGTGCGTTCACTGCGATTAAGCAAAAGCTTGCGCAGCAGGCTGGTGCCGGTGCGCCCCCGATTTCGCTTGATATTAAGTATGTGAATGAGGTTCCGACCGAGTGGGGTTTCAAAGCGATGATCGCCCCAGTAATGCTGTTTTTGCTCACGTTTATTGCTTCTATTGCGGCTGGTTTCGCGGCGTGGCGGACGATTAGTTTGAAGGCGTGGCGGATGTCGTCTAGGTTCTTGAGGGCGTTTGCACAGCTGTGCGTCGGTGCTGTCGGCGCGTTGATTGCGGCGTTTGGCGCTGTGTGGTTGGCGCAGTGGGTGACGGGGATTAGTTTGCCGTTCACTAAGTTGGCAGTGTTCTTGGCGGTGGTGTCGTTCGCTTTCGTGTGCCTGACTGTGGGTGGTATGGGCTTGTTTGGTAAACGGGGTTTGGCGGTTCCGATATTGTGCATGGTGCTGGGTATGTCGACGTTGACGTTGCCGCGCCCGTTTTTACCTGGGTTTTGGCGCGATTGGATTTACCCGTGGATCCCCCCACGTTTTGCTGGTGAGGGTGTCCGCGCAATCTTATTCGCTAACGAACCTGTAATGAACGAATCAACAACCGCCCTGTTGTGGGTGTGCGCATTCGGGATTGCCCTGCTGGTAGGTGCGGCAGTGATAAGTAAGCCTGCAGCTGCATTGGTTGAAAAAGCAGAGGCCGCAAACCACAAGGACACAGCTACGAGCGAGGTCGCAGACAAGCAGAGCCCCTCGGCGATTGACTGA
- a CDS encoding TetR/AcrR family transcriptional regulator: MARPRQTKDHVPANERIVDAYWRWAQQVPFSQITVAQLLVRAHCNRTTFYYHFKNLLDVRREAEQKYIQRKFQRVLAAFAEIEQGISVAKSIPKDHQDVLRYVALQLPSDEKGVLRQLLEQNVQSVFQRLLIDLPSADNSRTNQNGATRSPNAGEPGRTHGGTASDPENVKDGAETPKGNAEQQQIIDVAQTFIVAGMAGFYSSLGGLKMDEVFERIEILAPMMGASLETIKQLLTDRQ; this comes from the coding sequence ATGGCTCGGCCACGGCAAACTAAAGACCACGTACCCGCAAACGAAAGGATCGTGGACGCGTACTGGCGTTGGGCGCAACAAGTGCCATTCTCACAAATAACGGTGGCGCAACTACTGGTTCGTGCGCACTGCAACCGCACCACGTTCTACTACCACTTCAAGAACCTGCTGGACGTGCGCCGCGAAGCCGAGCAGAAGTATATTCAACGCAAATTCCAGCGTGTCCTCGCCGCGTTCGCAGAAATCGAACAAGGCATCAGTGTTGCCAAATCAATCCCCAAAGACCACCAAGACGTACTGCGTTACGTAGCGTTGCAACTACCGTCGGACGAAAAAGGAGTGCTCCGACAACTCCTGGAACAAAACGTGCAAAGTGTTTTCCAGCGCCTGCTAATCGACCTACCCAGCGCAGACAACAGTCGAACAAACCAAAACGGGGCCACACGTAGCCCGAACGCGGGCGAGCCGGGCCGCACGCATGGTGGCACCGCAAGCGACCCCGAGAACGTCAAAGATGGCGCCGAAACCCCCAAAGGGAATGCTGAACAGCAACAGATCATTGACGTGGCGCAAACCTTCATAGTCGCGGGAATGGCCGGTTTCTACAGCTCCCTTGGTGGCTTAAAGATGGATGAGGTATTTGAACGCATCGAAATACTAGCCCCCATGATGGGGGCTAGTCTCGAAACCATCAAACAACTACTCACCGATCGGCAATAA